Proteins encoded by one window of Aspergillus puulaauensis MK2 DNA, chromosome 4, nearly complete sequence:
- the rpn8 gene encoding proteasome regulatory particle lid subunit RPN8 (BUSCO:EOG09263KRO;~COG:O;~EggNog:ENOG410PHXE;~InterPro:IPR024969,IPR037518,IPR033858,IPR000555;~MEROPS:MER0030134;~PFAM:PF13012,PF01398;~go_component: GO:0005838 - proteasome regulatory particle [Evidence IEA];~go_function: GO:0005515 - protein binding [Evidence IEA];~go_function: GO:0008237 - metallopeptidase activity [Evidence IEA];~go_function: GO:0070122 - isopeptidase activity [Evidence IEA]), which translates to MPATTADTLSLVTRTVTVAPLVLLSVADHYGRSAKGTRKRVVGVLLGEHIGGNVRVSNSFAVPFEEDEKDPSVWFLDHNFVESMRDMFKKINAREKLIGWYHSGPKLRASDLEINELFKRYTPNPLLVIVDVQPKEVGVPTDAYFAVDEIKDDGTTTSRTFVHTPSTIEAEEAEEIGVEHLLRDIRDVAVGTLSTRITSQLQSLQGLHLRLRDIGQYLQKVLDNELPVNHAILGNLQDVFNLLPNLSTPATTPRAGGEPEQPTDDAELARAMSIKTNDQLMAIYLSSLVRAVTAYHDLIENKIQNRQQQEENEQKREQEANAAKSEKEGAKKANGTATEQKEDQESKEKTKKR; encoded by the exons ATGCCTGCCACCACGGCGGACACGCTCTCGCTCGTCACGCGGACCGTCACCGTTGCTCCATTGGTACTTCTCTCCGTCGCAGATCATTATGGACGTTCCGCCAAAGGTACCCGGAAGCGGGTGGTTGGTGTGCTGCTAGGAGAACACATAGGAGGGAATGTTCGGGTATCAAACAGTTTCGCTG TCCCcttcgaggaagatgagaaagaCCCATCGGTGTGGTTTTTAGATCACAACTTTGTCGAGTCAATGCGAGACATGTTCAAGAAGATCAACGCCCGCGAGAAGCTGATCGGATGGTATCACTCTGGGCCGAAACTACGAGCTTCCGATCTCGAAATCAACGAGCTGTTCAAACGATACACACCAAACCCTCTGCTAGTTATTGTTGATGTGCAACCGAAGGAGGTTGGGGTCCCTACTGATGCGTACTTTGCGGTGGATGAGATCAAAGAT GACGGCACCACTACCTCCAGAACCTTCGTGCATACCCCATCCACAATCGAGgcggaagaagcagaggaaatcGGTGTGGAGCACCTTCTCCGAGACATCAGAGACGTTGCTGTCGGAACGCTTTCCACCCGCATCACATCGCAGCTACAGTCCCTGCAGGGCCTACACCTCCGCCTACGTGATATCGGCCAATACCTCCAAAAAGTCCTCGACAACGAACTACCAGTAAACCACGCCATTCTTGGCAACCTCCAGGATgtcttcaacctccttcccaaCCTATCCACACCGGCAACGACGCCTCGCGCTGGCGGCGAGCCGGAACAACCAACAGATGACGCTGAGCTAGCCCGCGCCATGAGCATTAAGACGAACGACCAGCTAATGGCCATCTACCTGAGCAGTTTGGTCCGTGCTGTCACCGCATACCACGACTTGATCGAGAACAAGATCCAGAACCGACAACAGCAGGAAGAAAACGAGCAGAAGAGGGAGCAAGAGGCCAATGCCgcgaagagcgagaaggagggtgcAAAGAAGGCCAATGGCACTGCAACCGAGCAGAAAGAAGACCAGGAGTCCaaggagaagacgaagaagcgaTAG
- a CDS encoding NUDIX hydrolase (COG:L;~EggNog:ENOG410PKYA;~InterPro:IPR015797,IPR000086;~PFAM:PF00293;~TransMembrane:1 (o416-440i);~go_function: GO:0016787 - hydrolase activity [Evidence IEA]), producing the protein MHDASPTSEQATSLPSSLHNVLLELYQNSYPHVPNPPQCKKRASVTLVLRVRSTYKHRPDRPSLLQNDANAPVPDQLRTFFSQPWVQNGDPEVLFIKRASRVGDRWTGHVALPGGKRDPEDADDRAAAIREASEEVGLDLTTDDCIYVGNLPERVVTSSWGSVPLMVLCPYVFLLTGCDSPVLELQPDEVASTHWVSLNVLLSPASRTVENVDMTQRLANTGGLMARLASRTMMGYMQFSAISLNPTETLQCGTNLKRNLETTQAPTWLQRCKSMLCKSQASSNQKPPLLLWGLTLGILADFLDMLPPHTAVQLWNYPTFTSPDLRLLINILTYQLRKRNVHQVKSGARRRPSNTAIDGETAALPVIEERESDDRNQVGIGGLGVGRYYGSSDRSPNGSAYAVGIMLKGYYERVRVALYIFVAWRVTMGSVAALCVWRYLRRKLII; encoded by the exons ATGCATGACGCTAGTCCGACGTCGGAACAGGCGACCTCCTTGCCCTCGTCCCTGCACAATGTCTTGCTAGAGCTCTACCAGAATTCCTATCCCCATGTCCCTAATCCTCCGCAATGCAAGAAACGCGCCTCCGTTACCCTAGTCCTTCGGGTACGATCTACGTACAAACACCGGCCGGACCGACCCTCACTTCTCCAAAATGATGCCAACGCCCCCGTGCCAGATCAGCTACGCACTTTTTTCTCCCAGCCGTGGGTGCAGAACGGGGACCCCGAGGTCCTATTCATCAAAAGAGCTTCGCGTGTTGGGGACCGCTGGACTGGCCATGTGGCGCTTCCTGGAGGTAAACGAGATCCAGAGGATGCTGATGATCGAGCGGCCGCAATTCGAGAAGCCTCGGAAGAGGTCGGCCTCGACCTAACGACCGACGATTGCATATACGTGGGAAATCTACCTGAACGGGTGGTAACATCAAGCTGGGGCAGTGTTCC GTTGATGGTCCTCTGTCCGTATGTCTTCCTCCTAACAGGATGCGACTCCCCCGTTCTCGAACTACAACCCGACGAAGTGGCATCGACGCATTGGGTATCCTTAAACGTCCTCCTTTCACCTGCATCACGAACTGTAGAGAATGTCGACATGACACAGCGGCTTGCGAATACCGGGGGTCTAATGGCTCGTCTAGCAAGCCGAACTATGATGGGCTATATGCAATTCTCGGCCATTAGCTTGAACCCTACTGAGACCTTGCAGTGCGGTACAAATCTCAAACGCAACCTCGAGACTACTCAAGCCCCCACCTGGCTGCAAAGATGCAAATCAATGCTCTGCAAATCTCAGGCTAGCTCAAACCAAAAACCGCCGCTCCTTCTCTGGGGCCTAACACTCGGCATACTAGCAGACTTTCTGGACATGCTCCCTCCTCACACAGCCGTCCAACTGTGGAACTATCCCACTTTCACCTCCCCTGATTTGCGCCTTCTCATAAACATCCTTACCTACCAGTTGCGGAAACGCAATGTGCACCAGGTCAAGTCCGGGGCGCGACGTCGGCCGAGCAATACAGCTATTGATGGTGAAACGGCAGCGCTGCCGGTTATTGAGGAGCGTGAGAGCGACGACCGTAACCAAGTCGGCATTGGAGGGCTTGGGGTGGGAAGGTATTATGGTTCATCTGATAGGAGCCCCAATGGGAGTGCGTATGCAGTCGGCATCATGCTCAAGGGTTACTATGAAAGGGTCCGAGTCGCCCTCTATATTTTCGTTGCCTGGAGAGTGACTATGGGGTCTGTGGCGGCTTTATGCGTTTGGAGATATCTCCGCCGAAAACTCATTATATAA
- a CDS encoding uncharacterized protein (COG:S;~EggNog:ENOG410PS30;~InterPro:IPR009072,IPR003958;~PFAM:PF00808;~go_function: GO:0046982 - protein heterodimerization activity [Evidence IEA]), which produces MAATQKLYPRATVKRIVKAQANRSLSKNADILIFLDYMLFMQELMREASIRSRKAGEKNISPNSVRKVTEKTLRKFKG; this is translated from the exons ATGGCTGCTACTCAAAAACTTTATCCCCGCGCGACAGTGAAGCGGATAGTCAAAGCTCAAGCAAACCGCAGCTTGAGCAAAAACGCCGATATCTTG ATATTCCTCGATTACATGCTCTTCATGCAGGA ATTGATGCGTGAAGCTTCGATTCGATCGCGCAAGGCGGGTGAAAAGAATATCAGCCCGAATTCTGTTCGCAAGGTGACTGAG AAAACGTTGCGCAAATTCAAAGGCTGA
- a CDS encoding DsbA family oxidoreductase (COG:Q;~EggNog:ENOG410PHMX;~InterPro:IPR036249,IPR001853;~PFAM:PF01323;~go_function: GO:0016491 - oxidoreductase activity [Evidence IEA]), producing MTNFKIQITSDSVCPWCYVGYRRLSRAITTHKVTNPLDTFTVTWSPFYLNADAPAYPGVDKQEFYASKFGARASAMFSRLSAIGEAEGISFKFGGRLGRTRDSHRLAWFAGLKEEGQGSGNGDGVIGGLQTRVVEKLFRAYFEEEKNITERGVLVDAGVAAGLEKGEVEGLLDSDAGGMEVDQEAEAARRQFVTGVPYFMVQGQYAVEGAEEPDTFLDIFQRIKGAGAS from the exons ATGACGAACTTCAAAATCCAAATTACGTCCGACAGCGTTTGCCCG TGGTGCTATGTCGGCTACCGACGCCTATCACGCGCAATAACAACGCACAAAGTCACGAACCCACTGGACACATTCACTGTAACCTGGTCACCGTTCTACCTGAATGCAGACGCACCGGCGTATCCAGGTGTCGACAAGCAGGAGTTTTATGCGTCGAAGTTTGGGGCGCGGGCATCGGCTATGTTTTCGCGGCTAAGTGCGATTGGTGAGGCCGAGGGTATTTCGTTTAAGTTTGGGGGGAGGCTTGGGAGGACGAGGGATTCGCATCGACTTGCTTGGTTTGCGGggttgaaggaggaaggTCAGGGGAGtgggaatggggatggggtgaTTGGGGGTTTGCAGACGAGGGTGGTGGAGAAGTTATTCCGAGCCTAttttgaggaggagaagaatatTACGGAGAGGGGAGTGttggttgatgctggggttgcggccgggctggagaagggcgaggtgGAGGGACTGTTGGATTCAGATGCTGGGGGGATGGAAGTTGATCAGGAAGCtgaggcggcgaggaggcAGTTTGTGACTGGCGTGCCCTATTTTATGGTGCAGGGCCAGTATGCTGTTGAAGGGGCTGAAGAGCCAGATACGTTTTTGGACATTTTCCAGCGTATAAAGGGCGCGGGAGCTTCGTGA
- the VTC2 gene encoding SPX domain protein (COG:P;~EggNog:ENOG410PFJD;~InterPro:IPR018966,IPR003807,IPR033469,IPR004331;~PFAM:PF09359,PF02656;~TransMembrane:3 (o658-676i688-706o726-746i)), with protein sequence MRFGKTLRISVYPPWSKNYIDYNRLKGLLREHDVAGDDSDTDSSWTEQDEEAFVQELLNVQLDKVNTFQVQTSQQLRDRTTACEDKLRPLAQTGEEGGPVITEEDKIRIASEVLAELDNITKEVSELEKYSRINFTGFLKAAKKHDRKRGARYRVKPLLQVRLSQLPFNSEDYSPLVRQLSVMYSFVREILSTSTVEPEHGFGKDRYSSFKFWIHADNMLEVKTLILRKLPVLIYNPKSSKELESHTNDPTITSLYFDTPQFDLYTQKVARSPEAGSLRLRWTGNLYEKPPIYLEKKIVTSDNVSKEVKVQLKQKHVKEFLDGEYRLEKKVHRMEDMGNSEVEHAESLKRDVEELQSFIKEQNLQPMLRANYTRTAFQIPGDDRIRISLDTNLALIREDSLDSERPCRDEKEWHRTDIDDAGMEYPFPAIRTGEIVRFPHGLLEIKLRGSAAHNSEWVKDLMVSHLVKEAPRFSKFAHGIAQLFEDHVNSFPFWLPELDKDIRRDPETAFHEEQERLAKNAEEDMAVGSFLGTRSSPSARPLVGSPVTRFTDLEPTRARQSSQFSTPQPRPSVPSLAQARERDADRERQEESTLLARQEEPVTQSRLAALFPSFIGYNRNKRPSVVLPPGVQEPGVWIKDAGPVRVETKVWLANQRTFIKWLHISILLSSLSLGLYNAAGKHNDVARALSIVYTCFAIFAAAWGWYMHEMRARLIRQRSGRDLDNTFGPIVVCIGLAVALVLNFAFKYSSTLEKFRGGDQPVDTPAMDAAFSVAQKPEIWKAVNQQPLN encoded by the exons ATGCGTTTCGGAAAGACTCTGCGAATTTCGGTGTATCCGCCATGGAGCAAGAACTATATCGACTACAACAGGCTGAAGGGCTTACTCAGGGAGCATGAtgttgctggcgatgataGCGATACAGACAGCTCATGGACGGAACAGGATGAGGAAGCCTTTGTCCAGGAATTGCTCAATGTCCAGTTGGACAAGGTCAATACATTCCAGGTGCAGACCTCGCAGCAATTGAGAGACCGGACTACCGCATGCGAGGATAAATTGCGGCCTTTGGCTCAGactggagaggagggtggtcCTGTCATTACAGAAGAGGATAAAATCAGAATTGCCTCTGAGGTTTTGGCGGAGCTTGATAACATTACCAAAGAGGTTAGCGAGCTGGAAAAGTATAGCCGTATCAACTTCACCGGCTTTCTCAAGGCTGCAAAGAAACATGACCGGAAACGAGGTGCTCGATACCGTGTGAAGCCTTTACTCCAGGTTCGCTTGTCACAATTGCCGTTCAACTCAGAAGATTACTCGCCGCTTGTTCGCCAACTCTCCGTGATGTACTCTTTTGTGCGAGAGATCTTGAGCACTAGTACCGTTGAGCCGGAACATGGATTTGGCAAAGACCGTTATTCTTCGTTTAAGTTCTGGATTCATGCCGATAATATGTTGGAGGTTAAGACATTGATCCTCCGCAAGTTGCCGGTCCTCATCTATAACCCCAAATCTTCGAAGGAACTAGAGAGCCACACGAACGACCCTACCATTACTTCACTATATTTCGACACTCCCCAATTCGATCTCTACACGCAAAAGGTCGCTCGCAGCCCCGAGGCTGGCTCCCTACGGTTACGCTGGACTGGAAACCTGTATGAAAAGCCCCCGATATACCTGGAAAAGAAGATTGTGACAAGCGATAATGTCAGCAAGGAAGTGAAGGTTCAGTTGAAGCAAAAACACGTAAAGGAGTTTCTTGATGGGGAGTATCGCCTAGAGAAGAAGGTCCATCGGATGGAGGATATGGGAAATAGTGAGGTAGAGCATGCAGAGTCTCTTAAGCGGGACGTGGAAGAGTTACAATCCTTTATCAAGGAGCAAAACCTGCAGCCTATGCTCCGGGCCAATTACACCCGCACAGCCTTCCAAATCCCCGGCGACGACCGGATCCGTATCTCTCTTGATACAAACCTGGCGCTCATTAGGGAAGACTCTTTGGACAGCGAGCGTCCTTGCCGTGATGAAAAGGAGTGGCACCGTACCGACATCGATGATGCCGGGATGGAGTACCCCTTTCCCGCGATCAGGACCGGCGAGATAGTCCGTTTCCCTCACGGCCTGCTAGAAATCAAACTGCGTGGGAGTGCGGCCCATAACTCAGAGTGGGTCAAGGACCTGATGGTTTCTCACCTCGTCAAAGAAGCTCCACGGTTTTCGAAGTTCGCCCACGGTATTGCACAGCTTTTCGAAGACCACGTCAATAGCTTCCCATTCTGGCTCCCCGAGCTTGACAAGGATATCAGACGTGACCCTGAAACAGCATTCCATGAGGAACAAGAACGTCTGGCCAAGAACGCTGAAGAGGACATGGCTGTTGGAAGTTTCCTTGGGACAAGATCGAGTCCATCTGCGAGGCCTCTTGTGGGATCACCAGTAACCAGGTTCACAGATCTTGAACCGACACGGGCGCGGCAGTCGTCGCAGTTCTCGACTCCCCAACCCCGACCCTCTGTACCGTCTTTGGCGCAGGCTCGCGAGCGCGATGCCGATAGAGAACGCCAGGAAGAGTCAACGCTCCTCGCCCGACAAGAAGAACCCGTAACACAATCTCGCTTGGCAGCTTTATTCCCTTCGTTCATTGGATACAACCGCAACAAAAGACCATCTGTTGTTTTGCCTCCCGGGGTACAGGAGCCAGGAGTATGGATCAAGGATGCAGGTCCAGTCCGTGTTGAGACCAAAGTTTGGCTCGCAAACCAGCGAACCTTCATTAAATGGCTGCACATCAGTATTTTGCTTTCGTCTCTTTCCCTTGGCCTGTACAATGCGGCTGGTAAACACAATGACGTAGCTCGTGCATTGTCTATTGTATACACCTGCTTCGCTATATTTGCGGCCGCATGGGGATGGTATATGCACGAGATGCGCGCAAGACTTATTCGTCAACGCAGCGGACGCGACCTCGACAACACGTTTGGCCCAATCGTGGTGTGTATCGGATTGGCCGTTGCACTTGTCCTGAACTTTGCTTTCAAG TATTCTTCTACCCTCGAAAAATTCCGCGGCGGAGACCAGCCCGTTGATACGCCCGCCATGGATGCTGCCTTTTCAGTTGCGCAAAAGCCAGAGATTTGGAAAGCCGTTAACCAGCAACCCCTTAACTAA
- a CDS encoding uncharacterized protein (COG:S;~EggNog:ENOG410PNIX), protein MAAAQSPALSEAKPTSVSNSAAGTASELSGFPHYKELHKNLRNNVKKLNATAKVDAIIAENPKKTLDELVAEKKINNDQKAQALKKPALQVAVSQLEEQIAHYKEFATFYEQRLASQKAELEKAHKELEALREEAANAPAAQAAPEVKKEDFSEQLLRVAKFLSAAAVRRHRGLGSEVDTPAFEGVLAQVYSGDLNAVASMQKLIDGTDEKVSSVEGNILDITYSQVIQLSEETKDPEAAPASDPTAANAASTELQDPTYTTEAASNEATGSAPEAENVAPPPQTLVSDGANAVAEAAWEPHNDPLASSTNTEGFVEIPRNPAETETGLQATPANINADVAPQESAAPFKPGENGLESAGDRHQRQPSFRGRGRGRGRGGDGFRGRGRGDFRGRGRGGRGGRGRGGPNGAPAATPASQ, encoded by the exons ATGGCTGCAGCGCAATCTCCCGCTCTCTCAGAAGCAAAGCCAACCAGTGTTAGCAATTCTGCTGCTGGTACTGCTTCAGAACTTTCTGGATTTCCACACTACAAAGAACTTCATAA GAACCTGCGCAACAAtgtgaagaagctg AATGCGACCGCTAAAGTTGACGCTATCATCGCCGAGAATCCAAAAAAGACACTGGATGAGCtggttgcggagaagaagatcaacaaTGACCAAAAGGCGCAAGCCCTGAAGAAACCGGCTCTTCAGGTCGCCGTTTCgcagctggaggagcagatAGCTCATTACAAGGAGTTTGCGACATTTTACGAACAGCGCTTAGCTAGCCAGAAGgcggagctcgagaaggcacacaaggagctggaggctctCCGGGAGGAAGCCGCCAATGCACCAGCCGCTCAGGCAGCCCCTGAagtaaagaaagaggatttcAGCGAGCAGTTGCTGCGTGTGGCCAAGTTcctgtctgctgctgcggtcaGGAGGCACCGCGGTCTCGGCTCTGAGGTGGACACTCCCGCCTTTGAAGGTGTCCTCGCGCAAGTCTATAGTGGTGATCTTAATGCGGTTGCCTCGATGCAAAAGCTCATCGATGGCACTGATGAGAAGGTTAGCAGTGTTGAGGGTAACATACTAGACATCACCT ACTCCCAGGTCATCCAGCTTTCCGAAGAGACCAAGGATCCGGAGGCTGCACCCGCATCTGATCCTACCGCAGCTAACGCGGCCTCCACCGAGCTTCAAGATCCGACCTATACTACTGAAGCTGCTTCAAACGAAGCTACAGGTTCCGCGCCTGAAGCTGAGAATGTTGCTCCTCCCCCGCAGACCCTTGTTTCGGACGGTGCGAATGCGGTCGCCGAAGCCGCCTGGGAGCCACACAATGATCCTCTTGCCTCCTCCACGAACACGGAAGGCTTTGTCGAAATTCCTCGTAATCCGGCTGAGACAGAAACCGGTCTCCAGGCAACTCCTGCCAATATCAACGCCGACGTTGCTCCACAGGAAAGCGCAGCGCCCTTTAAGCCTGGCGAGAATGGCCTCGAGTCGGCCGGCGATCGCCACCAGAGGCAGCCTAGCTTCCGCGGACGTGGTCGcggccgtggccgtggtggtgatggcttccgtggccgtggccgtggtgaCTTCCGCGGTCGTGGTCGGGGTGGCcgtggtggccgtggccgcGGAGGACCGAACGGTGCTCCCGCTGCCACTCCTGCATCCCAGTAG
- the adk1 gene encoding adenylate kinase ADK1 (COG:F;~EggNog:ENOG410PG6Q;~InterPro:IPR027417,IPR006259,IPR000850,IPR028587, IPR033690,IPR007862;~PFAM:PF05191,PF00406,PF13207;~go_function: GO:0004017 - adenylate kinase activity [Evidence IEA];~go_function: GO:0005524 - ATP binding [Evidence IEA];~go_function: GO:0016776 - phosphotransferase activity, phosphate group as acceptor [Evidence IEA];~go_function: GO:0019205 - nucleobase-containing compound kinase activity [Evidence IEA];~go_process: GO:0006139 - nucleobase-containing compound metabolic process [Evidence IEA];~go_process: GO:0006172 - ADP biosynthetic process [Evidence IEA]): MAPITDEVVDGLKSTIGKLEARIEDLESRLPGGGAKPKSVTEQMRLILMGPPGAGKGTQAPNIKEKFCVCHLATGDMLRSQVAKKTDLGREAKKIMDQGGLVSDEIMVNMIKSELEGNAECKNGFILDGFPRTVAQAERLDEMLVARNQTLQHAIELKIDDALLVARITGRLVHPASGRSYHKIFNPPKDAMKDDVTGEPLIQRSDDNADALKKRLVTYHNQTAPVCEYYKKTGIWRGIDASQEPGQVWKSLLGVFRN, encoded by the exons ATGGCTCCCATCACAGACGAGGTGGTCGATGGACTCAAGTCCACGATCGGAAAGCTCGAAGCTCGCATTGAGGACTTGGAAAGCCGCCTTCCTGGCGGTGGTGCCAAGCCCAAGTCCGTCACGGAGCAAATGCGACTGATTCTCATGGGACCTCCCGGTGCTG GCAAGGGTACTCAGGCCCCGAAcatcaaggagaagttcTGTGTCTGCCACCTG GCTACTGGTGACATGCTGCGGTCCCAAGTCGCGAAGAAGACCGACCTCGGAAGGGAGGCCAAGAAGATCATGGATCAGGGTGGCTTGGTTAGCGACGAGATTATGGTCAACATGATCAAGAGCGAGTTGGAGGGCAACGCGGAGTGCAAGAACGG TTTCATCCTGGACGGTTTCCCTCGCACTGTCGCCCAGGCCGAGCGCCTCGACGAGATGCTTGTTGCTCGCAACCAGACGCTCCAGCACGCTATCGAGCTCAAGATTGACGACGCCCTCTTGGTTGCCCGTATTACCGGGCGTCTGGTCCACCCTGCTTCCGGACGTTCATACCACAAGATCTTCAACCCTCCCAAGGACGCCATGAAGGACGACGTCACAGGCGAACCTCTTATTCAGCGCTCCGACGACAATGCCGATGCCCTCAAGAAGCGTCTGGTTACATACCACAACCAGACTGCCCCGGTTTGCGAGTACTACAAGAAGACCGGCATCTGGCGGGGAATCGATGCCAGCCAGGAGCCTGGTCAGGTGTGGAAGAGCCTTCTCGGTGTTTTCAGAAACTAA
- a CDS encoding Gfo/Idh/MocA family protein (COG:G,Q;~EggNog:ENOG410PKW7;~InterPro:IPR036291,IPR000683;~PFAM:PF01408;~go_function: GO:0016491 - oxidoreductase activity [Evidence IEA]) gives MAPYNVRWGILATGGIADAFVRDLLLDPAARSASDVSHTVVAVSSSSSASRAEKFIADTGIPSPCAAYGSYEALAADPNVDVVYVATPHSHHFQNVMLILEAGKHVLCEKAFTVNAQQTRILVETARKKNLFLMEAVWTRYFPLSIEIRDLIKAGAVGEVLRVSADNSFGGVERFSTEHRMVNKDLAGGALLDLGIYSLTWVFQTLYHTLPKEARKPPSRVSAHITPYHLTGADEATTILLSFPTTTPANATHPGESQAIATTHLRVWTDPDETNAARPAIRIQGTKGEIQVDGPAFRPTAYRIIPQKGEGEIKEKRFTFPSDGRGMYYEADEVARCLRDGKLESDTLSLEESIVIMDVMDEARKQNGLTYPENIESTVYPTQL, from the exons ATGGCTCCATACAATGTTCGGTGGGGTATCTTGG CCACTGGTGGAATCGCAGACG CCTTTGTCCgcgacctcctcctcgaccccGCGGCCCGCTCGGCCTCCGACGTCTCCCACACAGTCGTAGCAgtgtcgtcttcgtcctccgctTCTCGCGCAGAGAAATTTATCGCGGACACCGGGATTCCATCTCCCTGCGCCGCGTACGGCTCCTACGAGGCTCTCGCGGCTGACCCCAACGTTGATGTCGTCTATGTTGCAACCCCACACTCGCACCACTTCCAGAATGTCATGCTTATCCTGGAAGCAGGGAAGCATGTTCTCTGTGAGAAGGCATTTACAGTGAATGCTCAACAAACAAGGATCCTTGTTGAGAcggcgcggaagaagaaccTGTTCCTCATGGAGGCTGTGTGGACAAGGTATTTCCCGCTGAGTATTGAGATCAGGGACTTGATCAAGGCTGGCGCCGTTGGCGAAGTTCTGCGAGTGAGCGCAGATAACAGCTTTGGTGGCGTGGAGAGGTTTAGCACTGAGCATCGAATGGTTAATAAGGATTTAGCTGGGGGAGCTTTGCTTGATC TCGGCATCTATTCCTTAACCTGGGTGTTCCAAACACTTTACCACACGCTTCCCAAGGAAGCAAGAAAGCCTCCCTCGCGCGTCTCCGCTCACATCACACCTTATCACCTCACCGGCGCAGACGAGGCAACCACGATCCTTCTATCTTTCCCGACAACCACGCCCGCAAATGCCACCCACCCAGGTGAATCCCAAGCTATCGCGACAACGCACCTCCGTGTATGGACCGACCCCGACGAGACCAATGCCGCTCGACCTGCGATCCGTATCCAGGGCACGAAGGGTGAGATTCAGGTTGATGGACCTGCGTTCCGGCCAACCGCGTACCGTATTATTCCTCAGAAAGGGGAGGGCgagatcaaggagaagaggttTACGTTCCCGTCTGATGGGAGGGGCATGTATTATGAGGCAGATGAGGTGGCGAGGTGCTTGAGGGATGGGAAGTTGGAGAGCGATACGCTATCTTTGGAGGAGAGTATCGTGATCATGGATGTAATGGACGAGGCGAGGAAGCAGAATGGCTTGACTTATCCGGAGAATATTGAGTCGACTGTCTATCCTACGCAGCTGTAA